DNA sequence from the Methanomicrobiales archaeon genome:
CGCGAGTGCTCCATCCAGCGGCGCCACCAGAAGCTGATCGAGGAGGCGCCTTCTCCCATCATGACGGCGGACCTGCGGGAGAGGATGGCGGAGTCGGCCCTCACGGCGGTCCGTGCGTCGAGGTACTCCAACGCGGGTTCGATCGAGTTCCTCTACGCGGACGGCGACTACTACTTCATGGAGGTCAACGCCCGCCTGCAGGTGGAACACACGATCACGGAGTTCATCACCGGCGTGGATCTGGTGAAGCAGCAGATCGCGATCGCGGCCGGAGAACCGCTCCTCCTCGACCAGGAGGACGTGACCGCCACCGGGCACGCGATCGAGTGCCGGATCAATGCGGAGGATCCCATGAACAACTTCGCCGCGGATCCAGGCAAGATCGTCCGCTACCGCTCCCCGGGAGGGCCAGGCATTCGCGTTGACAGCGGGATTCATGTGGGTTACACCATCCCGCCTTACTACGACTCCATGATCTCGAAGCTCTGCGCCTGGGGCAGCAGCCGCATGGAGGCGATCCAGAGGATGCGGCGGGCGATCTACGAGTACGTGATCATCGGGGTGAAGACCACGCTCCCGCTCCACCACGCCGTGATGCACAACAGGCGCTTCACGGAGGGGGATACCCACACCCACTTCCTGCAGGAGGAGCGGATTATCGAGAACCTGCACCGCTACCTGCGCGAGGAGGAGACCCGCATGCAGACGCTCGCCGCATCCCTTCGCCAGGGCAAGGAGATCGCGGCGATCTCCGTTGCGGTCAACGTCTACATCAACCAGCAGAAGAAGCGGTAGGCCCTCCGAATCAAGGACCTATAGGTTTATTAGGGTTTCCGCCCAAACTGTTTAGTCCGGGCTGCGGTGGCCTAGCTGGTTAGGGCGCCAGACTCATAGGGTTTTTGAGCGAACGAAAGCGCCATCATCTGGGATATCTGGAGATCGCGGGTTCGGATCCCGCCCGCAGCACTTTTACGGCAGGTTTGGAATTGAATACTGCAATCATGACTCTGCCGAAGGGGAGCAGTCTTCACCCGTGCTCTCTTGATGCAGAGTCATCAGTGTATCGACGCTTTTCCCTCCTTTGACCCGAAAACCGGAAAATACGGCAATGTTGTTCCCTATCATGCGCTCGATGGACGCAACTGGCGATTTTAACCGGTGCAGGGGCAAAAGTGAAGTAGATCCCTGGTAATTCGAACAAGATCGAGGAGTATGCGATCGGGGATCCGATCCCGCAGAAGGCCTGCATCTACTGCCTCTCGTATCCACCTCCAGCATCATCCCAACCGCCAGAACAGTAGCTGCTCCATCCATACGAGTATGTTTGTATACTCCACACCCATGCCAGCTGTGCCGTGTGACCCTGTCCCCAAGGCGGCTGCACTCGCCGGGATATCAAGCTCCCACTCCATGCCTTCATCGTCGCTGTCATCGGATACCTGGCACCGGGGCTTAAACTGCGTTACACACGAATAGAAGCGAGCTTAGAGCGGTCGGCTCCCCGTGTGCCGCTTTCATGAACGTTCTGGGAACGGGCAACTCCGGACTCTCGGCCATCGCATTCGCAGTAGTTCTCCGGCGGGCGCTCGGGGGCGGATGCGCAGCCTCGGCAATCAGCCGGTTCGTCGGGATCGCCGGAGCCGCGGGGATTGCCCGGGGGTCTTCCCCTGCGATCCCGGTCGCATTCCGATAACCCCCTCCGGTACTCTCCACCCGATGATCGGAATCGTCCCGCTGATCGCGACGCTCATCGCAATGGAGGTATTCGCCTTCTCTGAAAGGGCCAGGGCTGAATGGCGCGGTTTCTTCATCGCCGCCCAGATG
Encoded proteins:
- a CDS encoding acetyl-CoA carboxylase biotin carboxylase subunit; translated protein: MTHFEKILIANRGEIAIRVMRACRELGIETVAIYSTPDKNALHVKYADEAFHVGDAHPSKSYLNKERIIDIAHKAGAEAIHPGYGFLAENSAFAKLCCDEGLVFIGPSWRAIQALGSKVGARSLMRSSGVPVLPGTPDGVTDIDEAKQVAAEIGYPVICKASAGGGGIGMQIVHEESALEEAIAAGMRIAESAFGDPTIFIEKYLTKPRHIEFQVLGDNYGHAIHLFDRECSIQRRHQKLIEEAPSPIMTADLRERMAESALTAVRASRYSNAGSIEFLYADGDYYFMEVNARLQVEHTITEFITGVDLVKQQIAIAAGEPLLLDQEDVTATGHAIECRINAEDPMNNFAADPGKIVRYRSPGGPGIRVDSGIHVGYTIPPYYDSMISKLCAWGSSRMEAIQRMRRAIYEYVIIGVKTTLPLHHAVMHNRRFTEGDTHTHFLQEERIIENLHRYLREEETRMQTLAASLRQGKEIAAISVAVNVYINQQKKR